The Litoreibacter ponti genome includes a window with the following:
- a CDS encoding c-type cytochrome, translated as MRYLLKFSLSVAASMVAMGVAADSVGDPERGRQVFKKCASCHMIGADARNRVGPPLNNIMAARAASVADFQYSTALKKAAEDGLHWTPDTLAVFLETPKAMIPKTKMTFRGLKSAEDRIDLIAYLATFSGGSMAAQVDEGFTVSAEVLALEGDMEYGEYLASECTTCHRPDGDNDGIPGITGWETADFVTAIHAYREKHRDNPVMQMITGRLANDEIAALAAYFKSLEN; from the coding sequence ATGCGATACCTCTTGAAGTTCTCCCTGTCGGTCGCTGCGTCCATGGTTGCCATGGGCGTGGCGGCTGACTCTGTTGGGGACCCGGAGCGCGGGCGGCAGGTCTTCAAGAAATGCGCAAGTTGCCATATGATCGGGGCGGATGCGCGTAATCGTGTGGGCCCGCCGCTCAACAACATCATGGCGGCGCGCGCGGCCTCGGTCGCTGATTTCCAGTATTCCACGGCGCTGAAAAAAGCCGCCGAAGATGGGTTGCACTGGACGCCGGACACGCTGGCCGTGTTCCTCGAGACGCCGAAGGCGATGATCCCGAAGACCAAGATGACCTTCAGGGGGCTGAAAAGCGCAGAGGACCGGATCGATCTGATCGCCTACCTTGCGACGTTCTCGGGGGGCAGCATGGCCGCACAGGTGGACGAAGGGTTTACCGTGTCCGCTGAGGTGCTCGCGCTCGAAGGCGACATGGAATACGGCGAATACCTCGCCTCGGAATGTACGACATGCCACCGACCCGATGGCGACAATGACGGTATCCCCGGGATCACCGGGTGGGAGACCGCTGATTTTGTCACGGCCATACATGCCTACCGCGAAAAGCATCGCGACAATCCCGTGATGCAAATGATCACTGGCCGTCTGGCCAATGACGAAATCGCTGCCTTGGCGGCGTATTTTAAGAGCCTCGAAAACTGA
- the soxB gene encoding thiosulfohydrolase SoxB gives MISRRDFLQVGMAASAIYGVSGFGNWARVSAQQSLTQDQLLEFDTFGNVSLIHITDIHGQLKPLYFREPSVNIGVGENKGKVPHITGAEFRNFYGIADGSPSHYALSSGDFSSLAQAYGRVGGLDRVATVIKAIRADRPDAILLDGGDTWHGSYTTYKTQAQDMVNVMNALAPDAMTFHWEFTLGSDRVAELVEQLPFAALGQNIFDAEWDEPAELFPPYKMFERGGTKIAVIGQAFPYMPIANPGWMFPEYSFGIRDENMAAMVEEVRAAGAECVVVLSHNGFDVDKKMASVVPGIDVILSGHTHDALPEPVVVGQTIIVPSGSNGKFVSRIDLDIRDGQMMGYRTKLIPIFSDVITPDAEVSALIDAQRAPYEAEMAEVIGQTESTLYRRGNFNGTWDDVICDALISERDAEIALSPGVRWGPSLIPGQDITREDIFGVTSMSYGQAYRTEFTGEFLKVVLEDVADNIFNPDPYYQQGGDMVRTGGLGYRIDVSKPQGERISNMTLLNTGEAIDPSRSYVVAGWASVNEGTEGPQIWDVVESHIRKLGTVTVQDNNSVDVVGV, from the coding sequence ATGATCTCGCGTCGCGATTTTCTTCAGGTCGGCATGGCGGCCTCTGCCATTTACGGCGTTTCCGGATTTGGCAATTGGGCGCGTGTCTCCGCCCAGCAATCCCTGACCCAGGATCAGCTGCTGGAATTCGACACGTTCGGCAATGTCTCCCTGATCCACATCACAGACATCCACGGCCAGTTGAAGCCGCTCTATTTCCGCGAACCGTCGGTCAATATCGGCGTGGGCGAGAACAAGGGGAAGGTGCCGCATATCACCGGCGCCGAGTTCCGCAACTTCTATGGGATCGCCGATGGCAGCCCAAGCCACTATGCGCTGAGCTCGGGCGACTTCTCCTCCCTCGCGCAGGCCTACGGCCGGGTCGGTGGGCTTGATCGGGTCGCGACCGTGATCAAGGCGATCCGGGCGGACCGTCCGGACGCGATCCTGCTGGATGGCGGGGACACCTGGCACGGCTCCTATACGACCTACAAGACGCAAGCCCAGGACATGGTCAACGTCATGAACGCGCTGGCGCCCGATGCGATGACCTTCCACTGGGAGTTTACGCTCGGCAGCGACCGCGTGGCCGAGCTGGTGGAGCAGCTGCCCTTCGCGGCGCTAGGTCAAAACATCTTTGACGCGGAATGGGACGAGCCAGCAGAGCTGTTCCCGCCCTACAAGATGTTCGAGCGGGGCGGTACCAAGATTGCCGTCATCGGTCAGGCTTTCCCCTATATGCCCATCGCGAACCCGGGCTGGATGTTCCCCGAATACTCCTTCGGCATCCGGGACGAAAACATGGCCGCGATGGTCGAAGAGGTGCGCGCCGCCGGCGCGGAATGCGTCGTCGTGCTGAGCCACAACGGCTTCGACGTCGATAAGAAGATGGCGAGCGTCGTGCCGGGCATCGACGTGATCCTGTCGGGCCATACCCATGACGCCCTGCCGGAGCCCGTCGTCGTCGGCCAGACGATCATCGTGCCGTCCGGCTCTAACGGGAAGTTCGTCAGCCGCATCGACCTTGATATTCGCGATGGCCAGATGATGGGGTATCGCACGAAACTGATCCCGATCTTCTCGGACGTAATCACGCCGGATGCGGAAGTCTCTGCCCTGATCGACGCGCAACGCGCACCCTACGAGGCCGAGATGGCCGAGGTGATCGGCCAGACCGAAAGCACGCTCTACCGCCGCGGCAATTTCAACGGGACGTGGGATGACGTGATCTGCGATGCGCTGATCAGTGAGCGCGACGCGGAAATTGCGCTGAGCCCCGGCGTGCGCTGGGGCCCGTCGCTGATCCCCGGCCAGGACATCACACGCGAGGATATCTTTGGCGTCACCTCGATGAGCTACGGGCAGGCGTACCGGACGGAGTTCACCGGCGAGTTCCTCAAGGTCGTGCTCGAGGACGTCGCCGACAACATCTTTAATCCCGATCCCTACTACCAGCAGGGCGGCGACATGGTGCGTACCGGCGGGCTGGGCTACCGCATCGACGTCTCGAAGCCGCAAGGCGAGCGGATTTCGAACATGACCCTCCTTAACACCGGCGAGGCGATTGATCCTTCGCGGTCCTACGTGGTCGCGGGCTGGGCCAGCGTGAACGAGGGGACCGAAGGCCCGCAGATCTGGGACGTGGTGGAAAGCCACATCCGCAAGCTGGGCACCGTCACGGTGCAGGACAACAACAGCGTCGACGTCGTCGGCGTGTGA
- the soxC gene encoding sulfite dehydrogenase, with the protein MDNMFKPSRRAFLSGSAAMAAGSVAGAAAAQGPDPLITELQDWASYTGVGVDETPYGLPISYESHVVRRNVEWLTASPISSINFTPIHALDGTITPQGCAFERHHSGAIELSKQDFRLMINGLVEKPLVFTYEDIERFPRENHVYFCECAANTGMEWAGAQLNGVQFTHGMIHNMEYTGVPLRTLLQEAGADISPDKWVYVEGADASSNGRSIPMEKALDDVLVAFKANGEALRMEHGYPVRLVVPGWEGNMWVKWLRRIEVVDRAVESREETSKYTDVYEDGTARKWTWVMDAKSVITSPSPQMPIRHGRGPLVISGLAWSGHGQITRVDVSKDGGITWETARLGKQGDTKALTRFYLDTNWDGAPMLLQARAMDETGYVQPTKDQLRAQRGENSVYHNNCIQTWYVNAEGVAENVEVS; encoded by the coding sequence ATGGATAACATGTTCAAACCATCCCGCCGGGCCTTTTTGAGCGGCAGCGCCGCGATGGCCGCTGGATCCGTCGCAGGGGCCGCTGCGGCACAAGGGCCCGACCCGCTGATCACCGAGCTTCAGGACTGGGCATCCTACACCGGGGTCGGTGTCGACGAGACCCCCTACGGCCTGCCGATCAGCTACGAATCCCACGTGGTGCGGCGCAACGTCGAATGGCTGACCGCCTCGCCGATCTCGTCGATCAACTTCACACCGATCCACGCGCTGGACGGCACGATCACCCCGCAGGGCTGCGCGTTTGAGCGGCACCATTCCGGCGCGATCGAGCTGAGCAAGCAAGACTTCCGGCTGATGATCAACGGGCTCGTGGAGAAGCCGCTGGTCTTCACTTACGAGGATATCGAACGCTTCCCGCGCGAAAACCACGTCTACTTCTGCGAATGTGCCGCGAACACCGGCATGGAATGGGCCGGCGCGCAGCTCAACGGGGTGCAGTTCACCCACGGCATGATCCACAACATGGAATATACCGGCGTGCCGCTGCGCACGCTGCTGCAAGAGGCGGGCGCCGACATCTCGCCGGACAAGTGGGTCTATGTCGAGGGTGCCGATGCATCCTCCAATGGCCGCTCGATCCCGATGGAAAAGGCGCTCGACGACGTTCTGGTCGCCTTCAAGGCCAATGGCGAAGCGCTGCGCATGGAGCATGGCTACCCCGTGCGCCTTGTGGTGCCCGGCTGGGAAGGCAACATGTGGGTGAAGTGGCTGCGCCGGATCGAGGTCGTGGATCGCGCCGTCGAAAGCCGCGAAGAGACCTCCAAATATACCGATGTCTACGAGGATGGCACGGCCCGTAAGTGGACGTGGGTGATGGATGCGAAATCCGTCATCACCTCGCCCAGCCCGCAGATGCCGATCCGGCATGGCCGCGGCCCGCTGGTCATTTCCGGTCTGGCCTGGTCAGGTCACGGGCAGATCACCCGGGTCGATGTCTCCAAGGATGGCGGCATCACGTGGGAGACCGCGCGCCTTGGCAAGCAGGGCGACACCAAGGCGCTGACGCGCTTCTACCTCGATACGAATTGGGATGGCGCGCCGATGCTGCTTCAGGCCCGTGCGATGGACGAGACCGGCTACGTCCAACCCACCAAGGACCAGCTGCGCGCGCAGCGCGGCGAGAACTCCGTCTATCACAACAACTGTATCCAGACATGGTACGTCAATGCAGAAGGGGTCGCTGAGAATGTCGAAGTCTCCTAA
- a CDS encoding c-type cytochrome gives MSKSPNIFIPALGGTALAVGLAYGIASRDYGADKIELLEARVGQVEANAAAASEMANAEADRAAALELQIAKVQAAAKERMASAMNLTAPAPSVEDGFGIGRAAHPEEIAAWDVDVLPDGRGLPEGSGNAYDGEEIFADRCASCHGDFAEGVDNWPVLAGGFDTLADEDPVKTVGSYWPYLSTAYDYIYRSMPFGEAGTLTPDETYAIVAYILYSNDLIDDDYELSHENLGQFEMYNKDGFVLDDRPELEYAQWRAEPCMENCKDEVEITMRSVFLVETPPEGGSNSVMNHATTDGLPTFSAEGPSFIPAAAVKPQEEASGEPDVEEPVAAVAADGGGELVAAGEKVFKKCKACHQVGAGATNKSGPQLNGLIGRTMGSADGFNYSKVFTAAMEEDRVWDEAALAEFLARPKSYMKGTKMAFSGLKKDADIVAITEYLKSAGE, from the coding sequence ATGTCGAAGTCTCCTAATATCTTCATTCCCGCCCTGGGCGGCACCGCTCTGGCCGTGGGCCTCGCATACGGGATCGCGTCGCGCGACTACGGCGCGGACAAGATCGAACTGCTCGAGGCGCGCGTCGGCCAGGTCGAGGCAAACGCGGCTGCCGCCAGCGAAATGGCCAATGCCGAAGCAGACCGCGCCGCCGCGTTGGAGCTGCAGATCGCCAAAGTTCAGGCCGCCGCGAAGGAGCGGATGGCCAGCGCCATGAACTTGACCGCGCCCGCACCGAGCGTCGAAGACGGGTTCGGGATCGGTCGCGCCGCGCATCCCGAAGAGATTGCCGCCTGGGACGTGGATGTTCTGCCCGACGGGCGGGGCCTGCCCGAAGGGTCCGGCAACGCGTATGATGGTGAAGAGATCTTTGCTGACAGATGCGCGTCCTGCCACGGCGATTTCGCCGAAGGTGTAGATAACTGGCCCGTTCTTGCCGGTGGCTTCGATACGCTGGCCGATGAGGACCCGGTCAAGACGGTCGGCTCTTACTGGCCCTACCTGTCGACCGCCTATGACTACATCTACCGCTCCATGCCGTTCGGCGAGGCCGGCACGCTGACGCCGGATGAGACCTACGCGATCGTTGCCTACATCCTCTATTCCAACGATCTGATCGATGACGACTATGAGCTGAGCCACGAGAATCTCGGCCAGTTCGAGATGTATAACAAGGATGGCTTCGTCCTCGATGACCGCCCGGAGCTTGAATACGCGCAGTGGCGGGCCGAGCCGTGCATGGAAAACTGCAAGGACGAGGTCGAGATTACGATGCGTTCGGTCTTCCTGGTGGAGACACCGCCTGAGGGGGGCTCGAATTCCGTGATGAACCACGCGACCACGGACGGGCTGCCGACCTTCTCGGCCGAAGGTCCGTCCTTCATTCCCGCCGCCGCCGTCAAACCGCAGGAGGAGGCAAGCGGGGAGCCTGACGTTGAAGAACCGGTTGCCGCAGTTGCGGCGGACGGGGGCGGCGAATTGGTCGCGGCCGGTGAAAAGGTCTTCAAGAAGTGCAAGGCCTGCCATCAGGTCGGCGCGGGTGCCACAAACAAGTCGGGACCGCAGCTCAATGGCCTGATCGGCCGGACCATGGGATCGGCGGATGGCTTCAATTACTCCAAGGTGTTCACGGCTGCGATGGAAGAGGACCGCGTTTGGGACGAGGCCGCGCTGGCGGAGTTTCTGGCAAGGCCGAAATCCTACATGAAGGGCACCAAGATGGCGTTCTCGGGTCTCAAGAAAGACGCCGATATCGTCGCCATCACGGAATATCTGAAATCTGCCGGTGAGTAG
- the soxA gene encoding sulfur oxidation c-type cytochrome SoxA: MKIAAITGIAALAFAGAAIAQDSNTLTIDGTTLLTETAAPEHLENLDTIYSGWRFRTPETQALQIDDFDNPAMIFVDQALDLFETVDGTEGKSCASCHTNGPEEFAGLHASMPKVIDGKLVVMEDLINNHRQEAMGAEPWKWSGGDMQAMVALIGLQSRGMPMDVAIDGDAAEFWEQGKDIYYTRYGQLEMSCASCHEDNYGSMIRADHLSQGQINGFPTYRLKQAKLISRHNRFRGCIRDTRAETFAEGSDEFRALELYVASRANGLHIETPAVRQ, translated from the coding sequence TTTGCGGGGGCCGCAATCGCTCAGGACAGCAACACCCTGACGATTGACGGCACCACGCTTCTGACCGAGACCGCGGCGCCGGAACATCTGGAAAACCTCGACACGATCTACTCGGGTTGGCGGTTCCGGACCCCGGAGACGCAAGCGCTTCAGATCGACGATTTCGACAACCCGGCGATGATCTTCGTCGACCAGGCGCTGGATCTGTTCGAGACGGTCGATGGCACCGAGGGCAAATCCTGCGCATCGTGCCACACCAACGGGCCGGAGGAGTTCGCAGGTCTGCATGCCTCCATGCCGAAGGTGATCGATGGCAAGCTGGTTGTGATGGAAGACCTGATCAACAACCACCGCCAAGAGGCGATGGGCGCCGAGCCGTGGAAATGGTCTGGCGGTGACATGCAGGCGATGGTCGCCCTGATCGGGCTTCAGTCGCGCGGCATGCCGATGGACGTCGCGATTGACGGGGACGCCGCCGAGTTCTGGGAGCAGGGCAAGGACATCTACTACACGCGCTACGGCCAGTTGGAGATGTCCTGCGCGAGCTGCCACGAGGACAACTACGGCAGCATGATCCGGGCCGACCACCTGAGCCAGGGCCAGATCAACGGCTTCCCGACATATCGTCTGAAGCAGGCCAAGCTGATCTCGCGCCACAACCGCTTCCGCGGCTGTATCCGGGATACGCGCGCGGAGACGTTCGCCGAAGGCTCGGATGAGTTCCGCGCCCTGGAGCTCTACGTGGCAAGCCGCGCCAACGGCCTGCATATCGAGACCCCAGCGGTCCGTCAGTAA